One Corynebacterium uterequi DNA segment encodes these proteins:
- a CDS encoding vWA domain-containing protein — MTRRLVALWLVIVGSVLVACGGTTDAIDSAIDSARGGPASPGGTLKIVAATELTDLKEVIEGEAARDLGFDIVMEFPGGTLKNSQLLKDGQLGDAGATWFATNRYVDLIGARDALADEYSTATSPVAFGISEAKARELGWVNQAPTWLEIADAAEGGRFTFGMTDPSESNSGFSALVSVATAIADTGAALTVADIQRIAPNLQRFFAGQTMSSGSSGWLAETFLTEPGRVDAIINYESVLHSMRESGADIHVIVPSDGVVSADYPLSTIAGPDNAEDRQRVELLANWIADHPDVVADSYRRPIDPKAHLAEGLSTQTLIELPTPGDSAVTEALLAAYQHQLRKPGDTAYVLDTSGSMSGERMAALQATMQSLIDGTAATATAKVGLRERESVVLLPFADTPAQPTAVTIGADGAGRADLASAVASLVAYGDTALYDTLELAYEHVSADGSTIPSIVLMSDGEVTVGDGLAEFEQFHAQLPPAQQQIPVFVILYGESNAAEMNRIAELTGGKVFDALNGDLAQAFGEIRGYQ; from the coding sequence ATGACCCGACGACTGGTTGCATTGTGGTTGGTTATCGTCGGCAGCGTGCTCGTTGCCTGCGGTGGCACCACCGACGCCATCGACTCCGCCATCGACTCGGCGAGGGGTGGCCCTGCCAGTCCTGGGGGCACGCTGAAAATCGTCGCCGCCACCGAATTGACCGATCTTAAAGAGGTCATCGAAGGAGAAGCCGCCCGGGACCTGGGCTTTGATATCGTCATGGAGTTCCCCGGCGGAACACTGAAGAATTCCCAGCTTCTCAAGGACGGCCAACTGGGCGACGCTGGCGCCACCTGGTTTGCCACGAATCGGTACGTCGACCTCATCGGGGCCCGCGATGCACTCGCCGACGAGTACTCCACCGCCACCTCACCCGTCGCCTTCGGCATCTCCGAAGCGAAGGCTCGCGAGCTTGGTTGGGTAAACCAGGCCCCGACCTGGCTGGAGATCGCCGATGCCGCCGAAGGCGGGCGGTTCACTTTCGGTATGACCGATCCCAGCGAGTCCAACTCGGGGTTCTCGGCGCTGGTCTCCGTGGCTACCGCCATAGCCGATACCGGGGCCGCGCTTACCGTCGCCGACATCCAGCGAATCGCCCCCAACTTGCAGCGCTTCTTTGCCGGCCAGACTATGTCCTCCGGGTCTTCCGGATGGTTGGCCGAGACCTTCCTCACCGAGCCTGGGCGCGTCGACGCGATCATCAACTACGAATCAGTGCTGCACAGCATGCGTGAGTCCGGAGCGGACATTCACGTCATTGTCCCTAGCGATGGTGTGGTCTCCGCTGACTACCCGCTGTCGACGATTGCCGGTCCGGACAATGCGGAGGACCGGCAGCGCGTCGAGCTCCTGGCCAATTGGATTGCCGATCACCCCGACGTCGTCGCGGACAGCTACCGGCGCCCCATCGACCCGAAAGCACACCTGGCCGAAGGGCTGAGCACTCAGACGCTCATCGAACTGCCTACCCCCGGCGATAGCGCGGTCACTGAGGCGCTACTGGCGGCGTACCAGCACCAGCTGCGCAAACCCGGCGACACGGCGTATGTTCTGGACACCTCGGGATCTATGTCCGGCGAGCGCATGGCGGCCTTGCAGGCGACGATGCAGTCGCTCATCGACGGCACTGCCGCCACTGCGACCGCCAAAGTGGGACTGCGGGAGCGAGAATCCGTCGTCCTGCTGCCCTTTGCCGATACCCCGGCCCAGCCCACGGCCGTCACCATTGGCGCCGATGGAGCAGGTCGCGCTGATCTGGCATCGGCCGTCGCCAGCCTTGTTGCCTACGGCGACACCGCGCTCTACGACACCCTGGAGCTGGCCTACGAGCACGTCTCCGCCGATGGGTCGACCATTCCCTCGATTGTGCTCATGAGCGACGGCGAGGTCACCGTCGGAGACGGCCTGGCGGAGTTTGAACAATTCCACGCCCAGCTACCACCGGCGCAGCAACAGATCCCGGTCTTCGTCATCCTCTACGGCGAAAGTAACGCCGCGGAAATGAACCGCATCGCGGAGCTGACCGGCGGAAAGGTCTTCGACGCGCTCAACGGAGACTTAGCCCAGGCATTTGGGGAGATCCGTGGATACCAATAA
- a CDS encoding Trm112 family protein has product MTLDPQLLEVLVCPQDHGPLRYLDQQQVLVNDRLGIAYRIDDGIPVMLIDEAQPWPANAADTDQED; this is encoded by the coding sequence ATGACTCTTGACCCGCAATTGCTTGAGGTGTTGGTGTGCCCGCAGGATCATGGTCCGCTGCGATATCTGGACCAGCAGCAGGTACTTGTCAATGACCGGCTCGGCATTGCGTATCGGATCGACGACGGAATTCCCGTCATGCTCATCGACGAAGCCCAACCGTGGCCGGCCAACGCCGCGGACACCGATCAGGAGGATTAA
- the tyrS gene encoding tyrosine--tRNA ligase, with product MNIIDELQWRGLINQSTDLDALREACENPITLYCGFDPTGNSLHAGHLVPMIMLRRFQEFGHRPLTLAGGATGLIGDPRDVGERSMLSEDVMVDNLAAIQQQLRSFVDFDDARPNHAVMVNNADWVNQMNVIEFLRDVGKNFSLNTMLDRDTVKRRLESDGISYTEFSYMLLQANDYVHLHRTYDCVLQIGGGDQWGNIVSGVDLNRRVNSAKVHGMTVPLVTDAEGNKFGKSTGGGKLWLDPEQTSPYAWYQYFINAGDSVVINYLKWFTFLTQEEIAEYETAVAERPFKREAQRRLAQEMTTLVHGSEATAAVELASQALFGKAQLSDLDEKTLASALSETSVYEVKAGEQASIVDILVGAGLAKSKGEARRSIKEGGAYVNNERVSDEEWTPQPENLLHNRWLVLRKGKKNFAGVRFDAS from the coding sequence ATGAACATCATCGACGAGCTCCAGTGGCGTGGGCTCATTAACCAGTCCACGGACCTCGACGCCTTGCGCGAAGCCTGCGAAAACCCCATTACCCTGTACTGCGGCTTCGACCCCACGGGTAATTCGCTTCACGCCGGGCACCTGGTGCCGATGATCATGCTGCGCCGGTTCCAGGAGTTCGGCCACCGGCCGCTGACCCTGGCAGGCGGGGCGACCGGACTGATCGGCGATCCGCGCGACGTCGGCGAGCGGTCCATGCTCTCTGAGGATGTGATGGTCGACAACCTCGCTGCCATCCAGCAGCAGTTGCGGTCCTTCGTGGACTTCGACGACGCCCGGCCCAACCATGCGGTGATGGTCAACAACGCCGACTGGGTGAACCAGATGAACGTCATCGAATTCCTCCGTGACGTGGGCAAGAATTTCTCCTTGAACACGATGCTCGACCGGGACACCGTCAAGCGACGCCTGGAGAGCGATGGTATCTCCTACACCGAGTTCTCCTACATGCTTCTGCAGGCGAACGACTACGTCCACCTGCACCGCACCTACGACTGCGTACTGCAGATCGGCGGTGGCGACCAGTGGGGCAACATCGTCTCCGGCGTGGACCTCAACCGCCGAGTTAACTCGGCGAAGGTCCACGGCATGACCGTGCCGTTGGTCACCGATGCCGAAGGCAACAAGTTCGGCAAGTCTACCGGTGGCGGAAAGCTCTGGCTGGATCCCGAGCAGACCTCCCCTTACGCCTGGTACCAATACTTCATCAACGCAGGCGACTCGGTGGTCATCAACTACCTCAAGTGGTTTACCTTCCTCACCCAGGAAGAGATCGCCGAGTACGAGACGGCCGTAGCCGAACGCCCCTTCAAGCGCGAGGCCCAGCGTCGACTTGCCCAGGAGATGACGACCCTGGTCCACGGGTCCGAGGCGACCGCGGCCGTCGAACTGGCCTCACAGGCACTGTTTGGCAAGGCGCAGCTCAGCGACCTTGACGAGAAAACTCTCGCGTCCGCGCTCTCGGAAACCTCCGTTTATGAGGTGAAGGCGGGGGAGCAGGCAAGCATCGTTGACATCCTCGTGGGAGCCGGCCTGGCGAAGTCCAAGGGCGAGGCTCGTCGCTCCATCAAGGAAGGCGGCGCCTACGTCAACAACGAGCGCGTGTCCGACGAGGAATGGACGCCGCAGCCGGAGAACCTACTGCATAACCGCTGGCTGGTTCTACGCAAGGGCAAGAAGAATTTTGCCGGGGTGCGGTTCGACGCCTCCTAG
- a CDS encoding DeoR/GlpR family DNA-binding transcription regulator, producing MLATERHKWILGELRSKGTVQTSELAAQLDVSPMTIRRDLYDLAQARSLIKVHGGATSIDFSGEPKYEIKQLLNRAQKEAIASAAAELVHSGMTIAFSGGSTCTAVAERIRDVRDLTVVTNSLFVADQLYEGENGPSVILTGGQRTPTGALVGSVANATLSDLNVNTLFIGAHGAHLQRGLMTPNLNEAETNRGLIRTARRVVAVIDSSKWQLRGLSQFASWPEVDTVITDDGTPEELCDSLDALGVEVIVASTD from the coding sequence ATGCTGGCTACCGAAAGGCACAAATGGATTCTTGGAGAGCTGCGCTCGAAGGGGACCGTTCAGACCTCGGAGCTAGCGGCTCAACTCGATGTCTCACCTATGACCATCCGGAGGGACCTCTACGATCTGGCGCAGGCTCGGTCTCTCATCAAAGTTCATGGAGGTGCCACCTCCATCGACTTCTCAGGCGAGCCCAAGTATGAGATCAAACAGCTGCTCAATCGTGCCCAGAAGGAAGCTATCGCCTCTGCTGCCGCAGAGCTGGTTCATTCGGGGATGACGATCGCCTTCTCCGGCGGTTCCACGTGCACTGCGGTGGCTGAAAGAATTCGCGACGTTCGCGACCTCACCGTCGTCACGAATTCCTTGTTCGTCGCCGACCAACTCTACGAAGGTGAGAATGGCCCCTCGGTGATCCTGACTGGCGGGCAACGGACCCCCACCGGCGCTCTAGTCGGCTCGGTTGCCAATGCCACTCTGTCGGATCTCAACGTCAACACGCTGTTTATCGGAGCCCACGGCGCTCATCTTCAGCGGGGTTTGATGACTCCGAATCTCAACGAGGCGGAGACGAACCGGGGCTTGATCCGCACGGCTCGACGCGTCGTCGCTGTCATTGATTCCTCAAAGTGGCAGCTTAGGGGCTTGTCTCAGTTCGCATCATGGCCGGAAGTCGACACGGTGATTACGGATGACGGCACTCCGGAAGAACTCTGCGACTCCCTCGACGCGTTGGGCGTCGAGGTCATCGTGGCTTCAACCGATTAG